From a region of the Terriglobia bacterium genome:
- the hpnC gene encoding squalene synthase HpnC codes for MSSTISHGSHQSDSIPAAGWQALPPEYAIPESAPSLSEARAYCERLARRHYENFSVATWFLPSKLRLHFYSLYAYCRISDDLGDEVGDPAQSLALLDQWEQELNACYEGEPRHPVFVALRETVHACDIPKHEFSDLLTAFRQDQTVTRYETFDHLLGYCRYSANPVGHLVLYACGYRDAERQQLSDRTCTALQLANFWQDVTVDYAKGRIYLPLESLRKFGVSEGDIAQRRATPQFLELMRFEVSRARAWFESGLPLAKKVDRDLAIDIELFSRGGQEILNAIERQSYDVLKGRPVISKSRKLWLVLRAAARKVA; via the coding sequence ATGTCATCGACCATCAGCCACGGTTCCCATCAGAGCGATTCTATCCCGGCTGCCGGGTGGCAGGCGCTGCCGCCCGAATACGCTATCCCCGAATCCGCGCCGTCGCTGTCCGAGGCCAGGGCCTATTGCGAGCGCCTGGCCCGGCGCCACTACGAGAACTTCTCAGTCGCCACCTGGTTCCTGCCCAGCAAGCTGCGGCTACACTTCTACAGCCTCTACGCGTATTGCCGCATCTCCGATGACTTGGGCGACGAAGTGGGCGATCCGGCCCAGTCGCTCGCGCTACTGGACCAGTGGGAGCAGGAGCTGAATGCCTGCTACGAGGGCGAGCCGCGGCACCCGGTGTTCGTCGCACTGCGCGAGACAGTACACGCCTGCGACATCCCCAAACACGAGTTCTCCGACCTGCTGACGGCCTTCCGTCAGGACCAGACGGTCACGCGCTACGAAACATTCGACCACCTGCTCGGATACTGCCGCTATTCGGCGAATCCCGTGGGGCATCTCGTTCTGTACGCCTGCGGGTACCGGGACGCGGAACGGCAGCAGCTCTCCGATCGCACCTGTACTGCGCTGCAACTGGCGAACTTCTGGCAGGACGTGACCGTGGACTACGCCAAGGGACGCATCTACCTGCCGCTGGAGAGCCTGCGCAAGTTCGGCGTCAGCGAGGGGGACATCGCCCAGCGCCGGGCGACGCCGCAGTTTCTGGAGCTGATGCGATTCGAGGTGTCGCGGGCGCGGGCCTGGTTCGAGAGCGGGCTGCCGTTGGCGAAGAAGGTGGACCGCGACCTGGCCATCGACATCGAGCTGTTCAGCCGCGGCGGGCAGGAGATCCTCAATGCCATCGAGCGCCAGAGCTATGACGTCCTGAAGGGGCGGCCGGTGATCTCCAAGTCCCGAAAGCTCTGGCTGGTGCTGCGCGCGGCGGCGAGGAAAGTGGCATGA
- a CDS encoding phytoene/squalene synthase family protein, producing the protein MRSQLEHAYAVCRGIARSSAKNFYYAFLVLPGEKRDALCAVYAFMRYCDDICDAPGVTLEQRKEKLAAWLDALHRVLAGDATDDPVLMAVADAQKRFEIRSELFDQLVYGTAMDLPSEGGAIVYRTFEDLRKYCYYVASVVGLVAIKIFGYRDPKAETLAEECGVAFQLTNILRDVKEDARMGRLYLPEEDLARFGRTPADLDPARLGNGFDVSTVRPVLELVAERARGFYNAANELMPLIDEDSRPALWTLVEIYRRLLEKIARRNYDVFSERVRLTVPEKLGVLSRGFLLRLTA; encoded by the coding sequence ATGAGGTCGCAGCTGGAGCACGCGTACGCGGTTTGCCGCGGCATCGCCCGCTCGTCGGCGAAGAACTTCTACTACGCATTTCTCGTGCTGCCCGGGGAGAAGCGCGACGCGCTGTGTGCGGTGTACGCCTTCATGCGCTACTGCGACGATATCTGCGACGCGCCGGGAGTCACCCTGGAGCAGCGCAAGGAGAAGCTTGCTGCCTGGCTGGACGCGCTCCATCGTGTGCTGGCCGGGGATGCGACCGACGATCCCGTGCTGATGGCGGTGGCGGACGCGCAGAAGCGCTTCGAGATCCGCTCGGAGCTTTTCGACCAGCTGGTGTACGGAACCGCCATGGACCTGCCCAGCGAAGGCGGCGCGATCGTTTATCGTACCTTCGAAGACCTGCGGAAATACTGCTATTACGTGGCGTCGGTGGTCGGGCTGGTGGCCATCAAGATCTTCGGGTATCGCGATCCCAAGGCCGAAACGCTGGCCGAGGAGTGCGGAGTGGCGTTTCAGCTCACCAACATCCTGCGCGACGTCAAGGAAGACGCGCGCATGGGGCGCCTCTACCTCCCCGAGGAAGACCTGGCGCGGTTCGGGCGGACGCCGGCGGACCTGGATCCGGCGCGCCTGGGCAACGGATTCGATGTGTCCACGGTTCGGCCAGTGCTCGAACTGGTGGCGGAGCGCGCGCGGGGGTTCTACAACGCCGCCAACGAATTGATGCCGTTGATCGACGAAGACAGCCGCCCGGCACTGTGGACTCTAGTCGAGATCTACCGCCGCCTGCTGGAAAAGATCGCCCGCCGCAATTACGACGTCTTCAGCGAACGCGTGCGCCTTACGGTCCCGGAGAAGTTGGGCGTGCTGTCGCGGGGCTTTCTGCTGCGACTGACCGCATGA
- the hpnE gene encoding hydroxysqualene dehydroxylase HpnE, translating to MNAAPKVAIAGAGLAGLSAGCALADAGFQVTILEKRPYVGGRASSYEHPGTGEVVDNCQHVLLGCCTNLIDFYRRIGVEQKIRWYDRLTFLEPGGRRSDIEPSFLPAPFHNTLSFLAAHSLGLGDKMAIGHALMSIMRNLPEETDEPFLAWLKSKRQTQRAIDRFWKVVLVSALNEDLDRMSIRYAAQVFRESFLKSAAGGRMGIPNVPLTELYGAAGEYIRTRGGEVRLRAGVDAIKPEANGARLCVTGGELLADYAISALPFQALEKVLPQDDAAGPLRRMLGRFETSPITGIHFWFDRQITDLEHAVLLDRTIQWMFHKSKLHAQGSEAAHGGSYVELVVSSSKSLVDKSRNDILDLALRELEEFFPGVANAKVLKSTVIKELHATYSALPESDEYRPGNGTAWPRLFLAGDWTATGWPATMEGAVRSGYMAAEALTKAISRTQRFLIPDLPPSGLMRLFG from the coding sequence ATGAACGCCGCGCCCAAGGTGGCCATCGCCGGAGCGGGTCTGGCGGGACTATCAGCGGGATGCGCGCTGGCAGACGCCGGGTTCCAGGTCACTATCTTAGAAAAGCGGCCCTACGTCGGCGGACGGGCCTCGTCCTACGAACATCCGGGCACAGGCGAGGTGGTGGACAACTGCCAGCACGTCCTGCTGGGCTGCTGCACCAACCTGATCGATTTCTACCGTCGCATCGGAGTGGAGCAGAAGATCCGCTGGTACGACCGGTTGACCTTCCTGGAGCCAGGCGGGCGGCGGTCGGACATCGAGCCGTCGTTCCTTCCCGCGCCGTTCCACAACACGCTGTCGTTCCTGGCGGCGCACTCGCTCGGTTTGGGCGACAAGATGGCGATCGGGCACGCGCTGATGTCAATCATGCGCAATCTGCCGGAAGAAACGGATGAGCCGTTCCTGGCCTGGCTCAAGAGCAAACGGCAGACGCAGCGTGCCATCGACCGCTTCTGGAAGGTCGTGCTGGTGAGCGCGCTAAATGAAGACCTGGACCGCATGTCGATCCGTTACGCGGCGCAGGTCTTTCGCGAATCCTTCCTCAAATCCGCTGCAGGTGGTCGAATGGGCATACCGAACGTGCCCCTCACGGAACTCTACGGCGCGGCGGGGGAATACATCCGGACACGCGGAGGTGAAGTGAGGCTGCGGGCGGGTGTGGATGCGATTAAGCCGGAGGCAAACGGGGCACGGCTTTGTGTGACCGGGGGCGAGTTGCTCGCGGACTACGCGATCTCAGCGCTTCCGTTCCAGGCGCTGGAGAAGGTACTGCCCCAGGACGACGCCGCGGGCCCGCTGCGGCGGATGCTGGGGCGGTTCGAGACCTCCCCGATCACCGGCATCCATTTCTGGTTCGACCGGCAGATCACCGATCTGGAGCACGCGGTGCTGCTCGACCGCACGATCCAATGGATGTTCCACAAATCGAAGTTGCACGCGCAGGGAAGCGAAGCTGCGCACGGCGGAAGCTATGTAGAACTCGTAGTGAGCTCTTCGAAGTCCCTGGTGGACAAATCGCGGAACGATATCCTCGACCTCGCGTTGCGCGAACTGGAGGAGTTCTTTCCCGGGGTCGCCAACGCCAAGGTGCTGAAGTCAACGGTGATTAAGGAACTGCACGCAACATACTCCGCACTGCCGGAATCGGATGAATATCGCCCGGGAAATGGGACGGCCTGGCCGAGGCTGTTTCTTGCCGGAGATTGGACCGCGACCGGCTGGCCGGCGACCATGGAAGGCGCCGTGCGCAGCGGCTACATGGCGGCGGAGGCGCTGACGAAAGCCATCAGCCGTACGCAGCGATTCTTGATCCCGGACCTGCCTCCGTCCGGACTGATGCGACTCTTCGGCTAG